The window GGGCGGTTCGTCGCGCAGCTGGGGCGCGAGGTTCTGCTGCCGTTTCCTCCTGGGCAGCGGTGGGCCCGTCTCGTCATGCCCACCACCCGCACGGTTCTCGTTCACCTTCCGCGACTCCCCGACCTCGACGTTGGCTCGGTCGATGCCGGCGCCGCCCAGCGCCGCGGCGAAGTCGGTTCCGAGGTCGGTGATCTGCCCGCGGAACCCCTGCCGTGGCACCGTTTCCGGTGATTCGTCGTCGTGCATCGGCCAGTGGGCGCCGTCGTCGACGGCGCCCGCCGAATCCGACCACATCCAGTCGATGCTTGTCATCGGCGGTTCGAACGGTGTTCCCGCGGGCTCCGGCGCCCGCGCGTTGCGCTCGACGTGCTGGCGGGGCCGGGGGCCGGGATTGCCCGACTCGTCGTCCACCGCCTCGACCACGATGTCCGATGGCAGGAATACCAGCGCCACGGTGCCGCCGTACGGGGATTCGCGCAGTTCGACCCGGATGGACCGGCGGGCGGCCAGCCGGGCCACCACGAACAGCCCGAGGCGCGACTCGCCGCGCAGCGCCATGGCGTCGAACTCGGGCGGGTAGGCGAGCATCTGGTTGGCCTGCTCGCGGTCCTCGGTGGTCATGCCGAGGCCGTGGTCCTCGATCTCGACGACAACGCCGCCGGAGACCTGGCTGGTGTAGACGTCGACCTGGGAGCGCGGCGGCGAGAACGATGCCGCGTTGTCGACCAGTTCGGCGACGAGGTGGATGGTGTCGGCCACCGCGACGCCCTGCAGCGCGACGTCGGGCACCTGCTGGACGCGGACCCGCACGTACTGCTCGGTCTCGGCGACCGCGGCGCGCAGGATGTCGAGCAGCCGCACCGGCCTGCGCCACTGCCGTCCGGGCTGCTCACCCGCGAGGATGATCAGGTTCTCGGCGTTGCGACGGGCGCGGGTGGCCAGGTGGTCGAGCTGGAACAGCGCGTCGAGGTGTTCGGGGTTCTCCTCTTCGCGCTCGATCTTGTCGAGGATCTTGAGCTGGCGGTGGACCAGGCCCTGGTGGCGGTGGGCGATGCCGAGGAAGACCCGGTTGACGCCTTCGCGGGCCTGGCTCTCCTTCACCGCGGCGGCGATCGCGGTGTACTGCGCGGCGTTGAACGCGTCGGCGACCTGACCGATCTCGTCGGTGCCGTAGTCCAGCGGCGGCACCTCGGCCCCGACGTCGACCCGGGCGCCCTGGCGCAGCCGGTCGACGATGTCGGGCAGCCGCTCGTGGGCCAGCCGCAGCGAGTCGTTCTTGAGCCCCTCGAGCCGGGTGACCAGCGCCTTGTCGACGAGTCTTCGAGCGATCCAGGTGGCCACCGCCATGCCCGCGATCACCGTCAGCAGGGCGATGAGACTGCCGATGAGCCCGGTGGCGAACCGCTTGTCCGCCCGTTCGATGACCACCGCGACCGCGCCCGCGACCTGCTGGGTGGACAGCTTGATCAGGTCCTCGGCGCCCGCGGTGCTGACGGTCGTCCACTCCTGCGCGGAGACGGGCGGCGGGGGCGGCGGGTTGCGTCGGTCTTTGGTCTCCACGCGGGGGCCCGCGGTGATGAGCGCGTTCTCCGCGACGACGAGCCGCTGCCACATCGGGGTCGCGGCGAGCCGCTCGTAGGCGGTCTTCAGCGGTTCGACGCCGAGGGCGGCCTGGGTGAGCAACGTGGTGCGGTAGGACCCGACCAGGGTCACGAAGGCGACGTGCTGCTCCGGGGTGAAGCCCTCCGCCGCGATCGCCACCTCGCCGAGCGAGCCCGCGCGCGACATCCGGTCGCCGACCCGGATGGTGTCGATCATCGTCAGGGTCGACTCGACCATGCCCGCGTCCGGCAGGGCCCTGGCCTGCGTCTCGAACACGGCGAGGCCCGCGTCGATCAGGCCGTTGTAGTACTCGAAGACCTGGTTGCGGTCGGCGCCGCCGCGCTCGACCTCGACGCGCCGCTGCGGCAGGGCGCTGACCGCCTCGATGAAGCTCCGCAGCCGCGCGTCGATCTCCGGGGTGGTGCTGCCGGGCATCTGGTCGATGGCGGTGGTGAAGTCGCGCAGGGCCAGGTCGGTCGTCTGCTGCTGGGTCGCGAGGGTGGGCAGGTCCGGGGTGCCCGCGTTCAGCGCGGCGATCGTGGCCTGCCGTTCACGCTGCAGCGCGGCGAGCGTGTTCACCGCCGGGATGGACCCGCCTTTGACCGCGGCGGCGGTGTCGCGGATGAAGATGCCGTCGAACACGGTGTAGGTGGAGAACACCGCCCACATGGCCAACAGGATCAGCGCGGGAACGAGGACGACACCGGTGAGGCGGGACCGGATGGACGTGCTCTTGGCCTGCGCACCGCTCTTCCGCTTCACAGCTCTCCACAACGTCGGGCCGACGGCGTGATCGACGCCGGTGGTGCCGCGACCTGATCACTCAGCATCACGGCGCGCTCGCTTCGGCTGTGGCCGAGTCGCCCCAGGCGGATTTCCGGCTGACGCGCCCCTGCCGCGCGCCTACCCCTCGCACCTGTCGGCTCCCCATCCACAGCGGTTCAGCAGTGTCACTGTCGCCCGTTGTCCCGCCGCGTTCCCCGGTCGTGATCGCCCCACGGAGTGATAGTCGACGTTTTACAAGATCAACGGCACTCAGAGCAAACGATCACACGCGGTACGCGAGGGAGAGAGTAGCGGTTCACTCGATCGTGAAAATGGCGACCCCTTGACTATCTCCGCTCACCGGACACGTCCGTCCGATAGGGCAAAGATCGGATCTCCATAGGGTGGCCAAAAGGGTAATAAAACGATGGCGCGGCTACGGAGTGACAACAGGCCCTTGCCCAGCGCCACCAATCGAGGGGAAGGTCTGATCACCCATCCGTGAGCCGGTTAACGGCGTGACGAAGGACTCCCCATGGGCGCCAAGAAGACCGACGGCAGCGAGCCGGGCGACTCCCTTTTCCCCGCCCTGCGCGCGTTCATCCGCGCCCGCGGATCGGACTACCTCAAAGACCCGAACATCTCCTCGATCGGCATCGGCTACAAGGTCCGCGGCCGCAGGCAGACCAAAGAGGTCTCGATCCAGTTCACCGTCGCGGCCAAAGCCGAGCCCGAGGAACTCGAGGCGCTCGGCACCACGATGCTGCCGCCGTCGATCACCGTCAACGGGGTCGAGGTGCCCACCGATGTGCTGGAACGGGTCTACCAGGTCGAGTTCCGGGTGGTCGCCGAGTCCGACCCGAACGCGCGCAAAGTCCGGATCGACCCGGTCCGGCCAGGGGTCAGCGTCGGCCACCCGAGCATCACCTGCGGCACGATCGGCGCGATCGTCTACGACGCCGAGACCGGCAAACCCTGCGTGCTGAGCAACTGGCACGTGCTGCATGGCAACAGCGGCGCGCTCGGCGACGTCGTCGTGCAGCCGGGCACCCACGACGACAACCGCACCGCCCAGAACCACCTGGGGCCGCTGCTGCGGTCGTACCTGGGGATCGCGGGCGACGGCGCCATCGCCGCGATCGAGGGGCGCGGGATCGACGCCGCCCAGCTCGACCTCGACGTCGTGGTCGACGAACTCGGCGAGCCGGAGCTGGGCGACAAGGTGGTCAAGGGCGGGCGCACGACCGGTGTCACCCACGGCGTCGTGCGGCGGATCGACACGATCGCGAAAATCAACTACGGCGGGACCAAGGGAATCATCGAGGTCGGCTGCTTCGAGATCGGCGTGGACACCGCGAAACGCCCGGTCGACGGCGAGATCAGCAGCGGCGGCGACTCCGGGGCGGCCTGGGTCTTCAAGGCGGCGAACGGGCGGCCGGGCAAGGTACTGGCCGGGCTGCACTTCGCGGGCGAGGGCGGTGGCGACCCGGACGAGCACGCGCTGGCCTGCCTGCCCCGCTCGATCTTCGAGAAGCTCGGCGTCACCCTCGTCCGGCCGGAGGCCGGGGTCGCGGTCGGGGGCTTCGACCCGGGGTTCCTGAGCGTGCCGCTGGCCGTGCCGGAGTTGGACCCGGCGGTGCGCGACGACGCGGTCGCCGTGGACGGGTCGACCCGGGTCGACTACACCCATTTCTCGCTCACCATGAGCCGGACACGGAAATTCGCCTACTGGGTGGCGTGGAATGTCGACGGCGGCGGACTGAAGAAGATCAGTCGCACCGGAATTCCATTTGTGAAAGATCCTCGGCTGCCGGCCGGAGTTCAGGCCGGGGACGAGCTGTATCGGGACAATCGGCTCGATCGGGGACATCTCGCCCGCCGGGCCGACCTTCTCTGGGGCTCGCTCGACGAAGCGCGTCAGGCCAATCGCGACTCGTTCTTCTTCACCAACATCACCCCGCAGATGGACGACTTCAATCAGAGCGCGCGAAATGGCCTGTGGGGGCGGTTGGAGGACGCGGTCTTCGCCGATGTCGATGTCGACGACCTGAAGGTCAGCATCTTCGGCGGGCCGGTGTTCGGCGCCGACGACCGGGTCTTTCGGAGCGTGGCGATCCCGCGGGAGTTCTGGAAGGTGATCGCGTTCGTCGAGGGCGGGACGCTGCGGGCCAGCGCGTTCCTGCTGACCCAGAACCTCGACCAGCTCGAAACCCTGGACCTGGACGAGTTCCGCGTGTACCAGGTGTCGGTAGCCGACCTCGAGGCCCGCACGAGCGTGCGGCTGCCCGACGCGGTCCGCGCCGCGGACACCGTGCCGGTCCGACCCGAGGCAGCGGGACCGCCCGCGCCGCTCTCGAGCCTGTCGGACATCGTCTGGGTTACTTGACCGTTCCCAGGACTTTGGCAATCGCGATCTCGATGACGACCCTGCGTGGGTTGACTCGTGGGGTCTTGTAGCGCTGCGCGTAGCGGTTTTCCGCGTCGGCGACGGCGGCGGCGTCCTGGACGACGACCGCCTGTCCCTCCACAGTGGACCACCGGCGGCCGTCCACTTGACACAGGGCGGCGGGCGCGCTGCCCGCCTTGAGGATGTGGCGCACCTTCGCGGAGTCGCCGGAGGTGATCACCCGCGCGACCCCGCGCTCGAAGTCCATGGTCGCCCCGACCGGCACCACGTGTGGCGTGCCGTCGGGGCGGACCGTGGTCAGCGTGCAGAGATGGCGTTCCCGCCAGAACGTCTCGAACTCATCGGATACCGGTGGCACCCGCCAAGCCTAATCAGCCCTCGTCACCGAAGAACGACTCGCCGACCTCTTCGAAGACCTCGCCGAGGACCATGCCGCCGACGAGACCCGCGGCCAGCCCACCGACCATGCCCATGCCGCCGCCGCCGTGGTGGCCACCGTGATGACCGCCGCCATGGAAACCGTGGGCCGGACGCCGGGACGAGACCTCGGAGAGCCACTGGGAGATCAGCGCGGTCCAGTCGGTGCGCTCGGCCTCGTCGTGGGTGACGTGGAAGCGGCCGAACGCGTCGCCGCCGGAGGAGAACATGCCGGGCCTGCGGTCGGCCTCGAGGACCACGGCCATGCCCGCCGGGTCGGCGACGAAGGTCAGCTCGACCTGGCTGATGCCGCGCGCCAGCTCACGCGGCGGGTGGAACTCGATCTCCTGGAAGAACGGCAGCCGCTGGTCGACACCGTGGATGCGGCCGTGCTCGAGGTCCGCGGAGCGGAAGTGGAAGCCGAGCCGGGAGAACGCCTCCAGGACCGCGGCCTGCGAGGGCAGCGGCACGATGTGCAGGGCGTCGAGGTCGCCCTTGTCGACGGCCTTGGCGACGGCCAGTTCGGTGCGCAGGCCCAGGTTCATGCCGTGCAGGTGGTGGCCGAAGACCTCGGTGACCGGCGCTTCCCACGGGACCGGCATCCGAAACGGGACCACAGTGCTCTGGCCCGCGGCCAGCGGGAACCGGCCGGACACGACGTTGCGGTCGAACTCGACGACGGCCGCGCCGCCCTCGCTGCGCTCGACCCTGGTGACCAGCGACAGCGCGATGTAGTCGATGTCGCTGGGCGCGTCGCCACCGGTCATCCGCACCTCGCCGACGATCTCGCCGCCGGGGTACACGCGGGACTCCGTCAGCACCGTGTCGACCGTCGGGCCGCCGACACCGAGCGCGCGCAGCATCTTCTTGAACACCATCAGGTAGTTCTCTCCTTCACAGCGGGGCCGTCCACCGTCAAACGGGTCGCGCCGGGCGCGCGTTCCCGAGTCTCGCCATCCTTGACGCACCGGCCGCGGAAAGGTTCCCTGCGGTACGCCGAACATCGAGTGAGCGGAGAGCAACATGATCGCATCGCCCGCCCGACTCGATCGGGCGACCGTCGACCGCCTGGGCGAGGAGCGACTCGACTGGCGGTTCAAGTCGGTGCCGGACGCGCTGTTCGGGCTGACCGTCGCCGAGGCGGTCGAGCGGCGACCGGACCTGTTCGACTTCGTCGGGCCGGTCGTCGCGCTCGACGGTCCCGCCCTCGACCACAACCTGGCCACCATGGCGGCGTGGACCGCCGAGCGCGGGCTGCTGCTCGCCCCGCACGGCAAGACGACCATGGCGCCGTCGTTGTTCGCCCGCCAGCTCGACCACGGAGCGTGGGCGATCACCGCGGCCACCGCCGGACAGTTGCGGGTCTACCGGGCGTTCGGCGTCAGCCGGGTCGTGCTGGCCAACGAGTTCCTCGACCCAGCGGGCCTGCGGTGGCTGGCCGCCGAACTGGACGGCGACCCGGGCTTCGAGTTCACCTGCTGGGTCGACTCGGTGCGCGGCGTGGAGCTGATGACCGAGGCGTGGACCGGCGCCCGGCCGGTCGACGTGCTGGTGGAGGTCGGCGTCCCCGGCGGGCGCACCGGGGCGCGCGATCTCGACACGGCCCGGGCGGTCGCGGCGGCCATCGTGGCCAGCCCGGCGCTGCGGCTGGCCGGGGTCGGCGGCTACGAGGCCCCGGCGTCGGCCGACGCGAGCCCGGCCGGGCTGGACGCAGTCGCCGCCTACCTCGACCGGTTGCGGGCGACGGTGCGCGAGCTGTCATTCGAGACCGAGCAGGTCATCGTCACCGCCGGTGGCAGCGCGTTCTTCGACTTGGTGGCCGACGCGCTGAGCGCGCCGTGGCCGGTCCCGGTGCTGCCCGTGCTGCGCTGCGGCACCTATCTCACCCATGACGACGGCTTCTACCGGGAGATCTCCCCGCTCGGCGACCACCCCCGCGTGTCCGGTCCCCCGCTGCGCTCGGCCCTGCGCGCGTGGGCGCAGGTCGTCTCCCGGCCGGAACCCGGTCTGGCGCTGCTCGCCGCGGGCAAACGGGACCTGCCCTACGACCTGGGCCTGCCCGTGCCCCGGCTGCGGCGAACGCCCACGGGCGTGACCGCGCTGACCGGTTGCGCGGTGACGGCGCTCAACGACCAACACGCCTTCCTCCGGGCCGACGCCGGCGCCCACCTGGCCGTCGACGTGGGCGACTGGGTGGGCCTGGGCCTGTCGCATCCGTGCACGACGTTCGACAAGTGGAGCCTGCTGCCGGTGACCGCCGCGGACGGCCGCACGGTCACCGGGTTCGTCCGCACGTTCTTCTGATCCCCGCAGGCCACCCTCCCCCGCGTGATGGAAAGTCGGTATGCCCGCTGCCCTGGCGCGGGCGGCGGCGGGACCGCATCGTGTGCGAAAACCATTCATTTCGTGACATGAATGTCTTGACACATCGTTGTGAGCAGGACCACCCTTACCGCAATGGTCTAAACCACTCAGCACTACCGCCGCCCCGCGTCCCTGGGGCGGCGCTCGGAAGGCGGTTGTCGTGAGAACGTGGTCAAAGTCGGTCGCAGGAGCAGCAACAGTAGTGCTCGCACTATCCGGATGCGCGGGTTCGGGAGGCACGGGCCAGTCGGCCGCGCCCGCCGGTCCCCGCACGCTGACCGTGTGGCTGATGAACGGTTCGGCGCCGGACAAGCTGACCGACGCCCTGCACAAGGAGTTCCAGGAGTCCCACAAGGACGTCACGGTCAAGTACGAGGTCCAGCAGTGGAACGGGATCCAGGACAAGCTGACCACCGCGTTAGCGGGCAATGACGCGCCCGACATCATCGAGATCGGCAACACCCAGGCGCCGAAGTTCGCCAAGGCGGGCGCGCTCGTGGACCTCACCGCGGAAGCCTCCGACTTCAACAAGGACCAGTGGCTCACCAGCCTCAAGGACTCCGGCTCGTGGGACGGCAAGCAGTACGCCGTGCCGTTCTACGCGGCGAACCGCCTGGTCCTCTACCGCAAGGACATGTTCGAGCAGGCGGGCATCACCGCGCCGCCCACGTCGCGGCAGGAGTGGCTCGACGCGATCACCAAGCTGCGCGCCAAGTTCGGCTCCGACCCGGAGTTCCAGGCGCTCTACCTGCCCGGCCAGAACTGGTACACCCTGCTGTCGTTCATCTACGACGAGGGCGGCGACATCGCCAAGCGCGACGGCACCAAGTTCACCGCGAGCCTCGACACCCCGGAGGCCAAGGCGGGCCTGGAGTTCTACAAGCAGCTGCAGGAGGCCTCGGGCACCAAGGCGCCCAAGGACACCGACGAGCAGACGCCCGAGCAGGCCGGGATCTACGGCAAGGGCAAGGTCGCGATGATGATCGCGCTGCCGTGGGAGCTCGCCACCGCGGCCAAGGGCGACCCGACCCTGACCGACAAGTCCTCGGCGTTCCCGATCCCCTCGAAGAAGTCCGGCACCACGGCGCCGGTGTTCCAGGGCGGCTCGAACCTGGCCATCCCGGCCAAGAGCCAGGACCAGGACCTCGCCAAGGACTACCTCAAGCTGATGACCAGCTCGAAGTACCAGTCCCAGTTCGCGGGCGCGGGCATGATCCCCGGCACGTCCACCGATGTCGCCGGGCTCGAAAAGGACCCGGTGACCGCGGCCATGGCCAAGGCGTCGCGCAACGGCCGCGCCGTGCCCGCCACTCCGGGCTGGGCCACCATCGAGGCCGGTCAGAACCCGCTCAAGGACATGCTGACCGCGTTCCTCACCGGGGCGAAGTCGATCGACGCCGCGACCGCCGACGCCAACACGGCGCTGAACAAGGCATTCGCGGGCTGATCGTCCGATGACCGCTCCCACTGTGAACCCCTTGCGGCCCGCGGAGGCACCCCCGCGGGCCGCGAGGCCCCAGCGCCGCTTCACCGCGCAGCGGGCCGCGCCCTACCTGATGCTGGCTCCGGCGGTGGTCATCCTCGTGGCCCTGCTGGGCTGGCCCGCCCTGCAGGTCCTCGGGATCAGCTTCCGCAGGCTCGACCTGGGCGAGCTGATCCGCGGCGAGATCGTGTGGGTCGGCTTCGACAACTACCGGGAAGTGTTGTCCGACCCCGAGTTCTGGGTCATCGGACTGCGCACGGTGTTGTTCACCGGGGCGTGTGTCCTGGCGACAGTCGGGATCGGACTGGGGATCGCGGTCCTCATGCGACACCTCGACGCACCGGTCCGCATCGCCCTGCAGGTCGCCCTGGTGCTCGCGTGGGCGACGCCGATCATCGCGACCACCACGGTGTTCCAGTGGATGTTCGACCAGCAGTACGGGATCTTGAACAAGACGTTGGTGGCCCTGGGTTTCGACGGTTTCGCGGGCTACTCCTGGTTCACCAGCGGGGTCAGCACGCTCAGCGTCATCGGGCTGCTGATCCTGTGGCAGGCCGTGCCGTTCGTCGCGTTCACGCTCTACGCGGGGCTGCTCGGCGCCTCGAAGGACCTCTATGAGGCGGCGAGCATCGACGGCGCCACCCCGTTGCAGGCGTTCCGCGCGGTCAGCTGGCCCGCGGTGCGGCCGCTGCTGACGATGGTCACGTTCCTCTCGGTGCTCTGGGACTTCAAGGTGTTCACCCAGATCTGGGCCCTCAAGCAGGGCGGCCCCGACGGGGAGAGCACCACGCTGCCGGTCCTGCTCTACCTCAAGGGCATCTCCGGCAGCCACTTCGGCGTCGCGTCCGCGGTGGCGGTGCTGATGCTGCTGATCCTGGTCGGCGTGACCTGGCGGTACATGCGCCTGCTGGTGCGATCACAGGAGACGGAGCTGTAGATGAAGACGCGATCCCAGCGCATGGCGCTCTCCGCGGCCGGACTCGTCGTCGCGCTGCTGTTCTTCTTCCCCACCTACTGGATGCTCACCACCGCGCTCAAGAAGCCCGGCGACATCCTCTCCACCGACTACGACCTGATCCCCTTCTCGGCCACTGTGGACAACTTCACCACGGCGATCACCAAGCCGGGCTTCACGACCTTCCTGACCAACAGCCTCATCGTCACCCTCGGCGCGGTCGCGTGCGCGCTCGTCGCCGGCCTCCTGGCGGCGGTTCCGCTGGCCCGCATGCGGTTCAGCGGCCGCCGCGGGTTCGTGCTGCTGGTGCTCGTCGCCCAGCTCGCGCCGCTGGAGGCGCTGTTCGTGCCGATGTACCTGATCATGCGCGACGCGAACCTGCTCGACACGCTGCCGTCGCTTCTGCTGGTGTACATGGCTTTCACGCTGCCGTTCACCATCTGGACGCTGCGCGGGTTCGTCAAGGGAATCCCGATCGAGCTGGAGGAGGCCGCGATGGTCGACGGATGCGGGCGCTGGGGCGTGTTCCGGCGGGTCACCCTGCCGCTGCTCGGCCCGGGCCTGGTGGCCACGTCGGTGTTCGGGTTCGTCACCGCGTGGAACGAGTTCCTCTACGCCCTGGTGTTCATGCGCGACCAGTCCAAGCAGACGCTTCCGGTGTGGCTCTCGTCCTTCCGGACCGCGTTCGGCACCGACTGGGGCGGCATCATGGCCGCGTCGGTGATCTACGCGCTGCCCGCGCTGGTGTTCTTCATGCTGGTGCAGCGCAAGCTCGTCGCGGGCACGACCGCCGGGGCGGTGAAGGGCTGATGGACACCCTGCACCAGCTCGCACACGCCGTGCTGCTGCCCGGGTTCGCGGGCACGACCGCGCCGGACTGGCTGCGCGGCCGCATCGCCGAGGGGCTCGGCGGCGTGGTCTTCTTCGGCCGCAACATCGTCGACGACG is drawn from Actinokineospora alba and contains these coding sequences:
- a CDS encoding sugar ABC transporter substrate-binding protein, yielding MRTWSKSVAGAATVVLALSGCAGSGGTGQSAAPAGPRTLTVWLMNGSAPDKLTDALHKEFQESHKDVTVKYEVQQWNGIQDKLTTALAGNDAPDIIEIGNTQAPKFAKAGALVDLTAEASDFNKDQWLTSLKDSGSWDGKQYAVPFYAANRLVLYRKDMFEQAGITAPPTSRQEWLDAITKLRAKFGSDPEFQALYLPGQNWYTLLSFIYDEGGDIAKRDGTKFTASLDTPEAKAGLEFYKQLQEASGTKAPKDTDEQTPEQAGIYGKGKVAMMIALPWELATAAKGDPTLTDKSSAFPIPSKKSGTTAPVFQGGSNLAIPAKSQDQDLAKDYLKLMTSSKYQSQFAGAGMIPGTSTDVAGLEKDPVTAAMAKASRNGRAVPATPGWATIEAGQNPLKDMLTAFLTGAKSIDAATADANTALNKAFAG
- a CDS encoding DNA/RNA non-specific endonuclease, whose product is MGAKKTDGSEPGDSLFPALRAFIRARGSDYLKDPNISSIGIGYKVRGRRQTKEVSIQFTVAAKAEPEELEALGTTMLPPSITVNGVEVPTDVLERVYQVEFRVVAESDPNARKVRIDPVRPGVSVGHPSITCGTIGAIVYDAETGKPCVLSNWHVLHGNSGALGDVVVQPGTHDDNRTAQNHLGPLLRSYLGIAGDGAIAAIEGRGIDAAQLDLDVVVDELGEPELGDKVVKGGRTTGVTHGVVRRIDTIAKINYGGTKGIIEVGCFEIGVDTAKRPVDGEISSGGDSGAAWVFKAANGRPGKVLAGLHFAGEGGGDPDEHALACLPRSIFEKLGVTLVRPEAGVAVGGFDPGFLSVPLAVPELDPAVRDDAVAVDGSTRVDYTHFSLTMSRTRKFAYWVAWNVDGGGLKKISRTGIPFVKDPRLPAGVQAGDELYRDNRLDRGHLARRADLLWGSLDEARQANRDSFFFTNITPQMDDFNQSARNGLWGRLEDAVFADVDVDDLKVSIFGGPVFGADDRVFRSVAIPREFWKVIAFVEGGTLRASAFLLTQNLDQLETLDLDEFRVYQVSVADLEARTSVRLPDAVRAADTVPVRPEAAGPPAPLSSLSDIVWVT
- a CDS encoding carbohydrate ABC transporter permease, whose amino-acid sequence is MKTRSQRMALSAAGLVVALLFFFPTYWMLTTALKKPGDILSTDYDLIPFSATVDNFTTAITKPGFTTFLTNSLIVTLGAVACALVAGLLAAVPLARMRFSGRRGFVLLVLVAQLAPLEALFVPMYLIMRDANLLDTLPSLLLVYMAFTLPFTIWTLRGFVKGIPIELEEAAMVDGCGRWGVFRRVTLPLLGPGLVATSVFGFVTAWNEFLYALVFMRDQSKQTLPVWLSSFRTAFGTDWGGIMAASVIYALPALVFFMLVQRKLVAGTTAGAVKG
- a CDS encoding sporulation protein; amino-acid sequence: MVFKKMLRALGVGGPTVDTVLTESRVYPGGEIVGEVRMTGGDAPSDIDYIALSLVTRVERSEGGAAVVEFDRNVVSGRFPLAAGQSTVVPFRMPVPWEAPVTEVFGHHLHGMNLGLRTELAVAKAVDKGDLDALHIVPLPSQAAVLEAFSRLGFHFRSADLEHGRIHGVDQRLPFFQEIEFHPPRELARGISQVELTFVADPAGMAVVLEADRRPGMFSSGGDAFGRFHVTHDEAERTDWTALISQWLSEVSSRRPAHGFHGGGHHGGHHGGGGMGMVGGLAAGLVGGMVLGEVFEEVGESFFGDEG
- a CDS encoding type III PLP-dependent enzyme domain-containing protein, with product MIASPARLDRATVDRLGEERLDWRFKSVPDALFGLTVAEAVERRPDLFDFVGPVVALDGPALDHNLATMAAWTAERGLLLAPHGKTTMAPSLFARQLDHGAWAITAATAGQLRVYRAFGVSRVVLANEFLDPAGLRWLAAELDGDPGFEFTCWVDSVRGVELMTEAWTGARPVDVLVEVGVPGGRTGARDLDTARAVAAAIVASPALRLAGVGGYEAPASADASPAGLDAVAAYLDRLRATVRELSFETEQVIVTAGGSAFFDLVADALSAPWPVPVLPVLRCGTYLTHDDGFYREISPLGDHPRVSGPPLRSALRAWAQVVSRPEPGLALLAAGKRDLPYDLGLPVPRLRRTPTGVTALTGCAVTALNDQHAFLRADAGAHLAVDVGDWVGLGLSHPCTTFDKWSLLPVTAADGRTVTGFVRTFF
- a CDS encoding sensor histidine kinase, which gives rise to MKRKSGAQAKSTSIRSRLTGVVLVPALILLAMWAVFSTYTVFDGIFIRDTAAAVKGGSIPAVNTLAALQRERQATIAALNAGTPDLPTLATQQQTTDLALRDFTTAIDQMPGSTTPEIDARLRSFIEAVSALPQRRVEVERGGADRNQVFEYYNGLIDAGLAVFETQARALPDAGMVESTLTMIDTIRVGDRMSRAGSLGEVAIAAEGFTPEQHVAFVTLVGSYRTTLLTQAALGVEPLKTAYERLAATPMWQRLVVAENALITAGPRVETKDRRNPPPPPPVSAQEWTTVSTAGAEDLIKLSTQQVAGAVAVVIERADKRFATGLIGSLIALLTVIAGMAVATWIARRLVDKALVTRLEGLKNDSLRLAHERLPDIVDRLRQGARVDVGAEVPPLDYGTDEIGQVADAFNAAQYTAIAAAVKESQAREGVNRVFLGIAHRHQGLVHRQLKILDKIEREEENPEHLDALFQLDHLATRARRNAENLIILAGEQPGRQWRRPVRLLDILRAAVAETEQYVRVRVQQVPDVALQGVAVADTIHLVAELVDNAASFSPPRSQVDVYTSQVSGGVVVEIEDHGLGMTTEDREQANQMLAYPPEFDAMALRGESRLGLFVVARLAARRSIRVELRESPYGGTVALVFLPSDIVVEAVDDESGNPGPRPRQHVERNARAPEPAGTPFEPPMTSIDWMWSDSAGAVDDGAHWPMHDDESPETVPRQGFRGQITDLGTDFAAALGGAGIDRANVEVGESRKVNENRAGGGHDETGPPLPRRKRQQNLAPQLRDEPPAEDLPEREHSPERVRDTMSAFQRGTRDARRADPPVEPRDS
- a CDS encoding TIGR03618 family F420-dependent PPOX class oxidoreductase — its product is MPPVSDEFETFWRERHLCTLTTVRPDGTPHVVPVGATMDFERGVARVITSGDSAKVRHILKAGSAPAALCQVDGRRWSTVEGQAVVVQDAAAVADAENRYAQRYKTPRVNPRRVVIEIAIAKVLGTVK
- a CDS encoding carbohydrate ABC transporter permease, encoding MTAPTVNPLRPAEAPPRAARPQRRFTAQRAAPYLMLAPAVVILVALLGWPALQVLGISFRRLDLGELIRGEIVWVGFDNYREVLSDPEFWVIGLRTVLFTGACVLATVGIGLGIAVLMRHLDAPVRIALQVALVLAWATPIIATTTVFQWMFDQQYGILNKTLVALGFDGFAGYSWFTSGVSTLSVIGLLILWQAVPFVAFTLYAGLLGASKDLYEAASIDGATPLQAFRAVSWPAVRPLLTMVTFLSVLWDFKVFTQIWALKQGGPDGESTTLPVLLYLKGISGSHFGVASAVAVLMLLILVGVTWRYMRLLVRSQETEL